The genomic window aaataaaatGATCGTGCCCTGGGGGAGGGGTCTGAGAGAAAAACAGGACATGTGAAAAAAATCCTATGACCCAGCCTTCAAGATCCTCACCTTCTAGAAGGGAAAGTATTCTAATAAAAGATTGCCTGTGTTCAGAAGACTCTAGTAGCAGCAGAGGGTACAGGCAAGGAGCAGCTAATCTTATCCCTGAGCCGAGGCTTGGGAAGCAGAGCAAATGTAAGAAAAACATGTAATGTCCAAATCCCAGTGCTCTAGAAGAGCAGGTTCTTTCAGACTAACCCCGAGGTTCTGATTAGAAGTCAGGTTAGTAGTTTGGGGTGTGGGTGAGACAAGCGTTGGTCAGTCTTCAAGGAGGCATTCGGCTGTGGGACCATCTTCCTGGTCCTATGGGTAGGAACCTCTGTGATCCCGAGAGACTGAGTTGGGAGATGGGATGGAAGGAGAACCTAGATCACGGGACCCGGGGTCTAAGTGTGGGGCATGGAGACATTTCATGGCCTTTGGGTGTCTCCTTCCAAGCCTCGGCCCTCTGGCCACCCAGCTGGCTCTGACTTTCTGTTCTCTCCATTGTCCAGGCCCACTGTATTGATGTGGTGGCCATGGTGAATGACACGGTGGGcctcatgatggactgtaaaTGTGACTCCAAGTTTTGTGATGTTGGGCTTATTGTAGGTGAGCCGTGGGTCATTCATGATGAAGGGTGGTGGCTACTTGGTGGGCAAGGCTCTGATGGGGTCTTCCCTGCCAGACACTGGCACCAATGCATGTTACATGGAGGAGGCACGGCACGTGAAAGCTCTGGATATGGACCACGGCTGTACCTGCATCAGCATCGAGTGGGGCTCCTTCTGTGATGAGGCCGCCCTCAGGCCGGTCCTGACCACCTTCGACCATGCCCTGGACTGCGAATCCCTAGATCCTGGTGCTCAGAGGTGGTGGCCTGATGGTTTCCCTGGCTCTGCTCCAGGCCCTGTCATATTCCTGTTCTAACCTACCTTTTACTCTTGGGCCCTGACCTCTTCCTGTCCTTCTGAGGGTCTGCTgcttgccggggggggggggggcggtcccAGATCAAATTCAAGGAAGAAAAGCCTCAGAGTGCTACAACCCAATTTTAAAATCCTTGATCCTAATAGTCAGCCCTGGTGGGTTGGGAACAGCTGAGTGAGATGTCTCCTGCCTTTCTAGGAGACCCCAGAGGTAACCCAAGGGTTAGAAAGGGTAAACCTGCTCGTCCTCTGGGAGGCCATTTGCTTCTGGAACCTTAAAAACAGTAATTCCTCTTGGAGGACTCGAGTGGGCTGAGGGCATACAAAGGGCATTGAGTTCCCCATTCCACCGTAGGTTCGAGAAGATGATTGGGGGCTTGTACTTGGGTGAACTGGTGAGGCTGGTGCTGGTCCACTTCGCCCAGCATGGGATCCTCTTTGGCGGCTGCACCTCTCCTGCCTTACTGAGTCAAGGCAGCATCCTCCTGGAACATGTGATCAAAATGGAGGAGTAAGTAAGGGGGCAGGCAGCTAGACAAGGGACAAGGGGAGCCTGCTTGGGAGAGGGTAAGGCACTCTCTGCCCACGGTAGCTGTGGGGCTTTGGTGAGATGGGCAGCTCCCAGGTGACCTAAGCTGCAAACCAACACCTCGTgtgtcttcccctcctccctgcagccCCGCCACTGGGAAAGCCGAGATCCTCACAGTCCTGCAGGACTTGGGTCTGAGCCCTCGGGTCTCAGATATTGAACACGTGCAGCATGTGTGTGCGGCGGTGTGCACACGGGCTGCCCAGCTCTGTGCGGCTGCCCTGGCTGCAGTCCTATCCCATCTCCAGCGCAGCCGGGAGCAGCAGACACTGCATGCGGCCGTGGCTACTGGAGGGCGAATGCTTGAAAAACACCCCAGGTACTGTGAGAATAGGATCCTATGTGAGCAGgtagcatgtgtgtgcgtgtgtatgtgtatgatatgtaCCCAGAGGGTGTTCTGATATCATGTGTGCAAGCTGGTGAATGTCAATGGCAGAGCGAGAGTTAAGCTAGGCTGTGGGGGGCCAGGAGGCATGTagggagagaaaaatgtttttgtgtgtgcctgGGAAAGGGGCACTGAGGGCAGTAGATGTATGGTTGGTGCCAAGGAATAGGTTTAGGACTGAATTTGTTTAAAATGACAAGATGTAGGGCTCCAGCAGGCCATAGGCTCAGATGCCACGTTGAGTGTACCTGGTGTGTTTATGTAGGTTCCACCAGACTCTAAAGGAGATGGTAATGCTCTTGGTCCCAGAATGTGATGTCTCTTTCATCCCCTCTGTGGATGATGGTGGCTGGGGTGTGGCAATGGTGACAGCTGTGGCTGCCCGCCTGGCTACCCACAAGCGCATCCTGGAGGATACCCTGGCACCATTTCAGCTGAGCTTCGAGCAGCTGAAAATGGTGCAGGCACAGATGCGGACAGCTATGATCAAGGGGCTTCAAGGAGAGGCCTCCTCCCTCCGCATGCTGCCCACTTACGTACGAGCCACACCCGATGGCAGTGGTAAGCACCTGGCCTGCGAATGGACCTGGGATGGGGGTTACTGGGAGTCATACCATGTGCTAGGGCTGGAGCCACCTTTTCTTTCCTAGTACTGATGGTTTCTGTCCCACAGAGCGAGGTGATTTCCTGGCCTTGGACCTAGGGGGCACCAACTTCCGGGTCCTCTTGGTACGTGTGGTTGAAGGCAGTGTGCAGATCACCAACCAGGTCTACTCTATCCCTGAGCATATAGCCCAGGGCTCTGGAGAGCAGGTACTCACAGTTTGGGTCCTGATGTTAGAGGTGGAGAAGGTGGGAGAGAGCCTGCCCCTTGACACGGCCTATCCTTCAGCTCTTTGATCATATTGTGGACTGCATTGTGGATTTCCAGCAGAGTCAGGGCCTGAGTGGACACAACCTACCCCTGGGATTCACCTTTTCCTTTCCGTGCAAACAGCTTGGTCTGGACCAGGTAAGGGAGTTAAATCTAAGAGGTGATTCCCAAGGGCCTCCAGGCTCTATATCCTTAAAGAGTGGGCAGGAGGTCAAGGAAAACTGAGTAAGGGAAGCAGCAGCTTGCTGAGCTGGGACCGTATGCAATCATGGCTTTCTCCAAAGATGATGTGCCCATGGTTAGGGTAGCAGGCATTTCAGAATAGCATTGGCTAGGTTGGTGCTGACCAGAAGATAGATTGCCTAGTTTGGCCTTATCTCTGGTGTCAACCAGGCCTCTGGTGTTCAGCCAGGCCTCTGGTGTTCTGCTTTGCCTCTGGTGTCAACCTTGGCTCTGGTGTTCAGCCTTGTCTCTGGTGTCCAGCCTTGTCTCTGGTGTCAATCATGCCTCTGGTGTTCAGTCACACCTCTGGTGTCAACCTTGCCTCTGGTGTCAACCTTGGCTCTGGTGTCAACAATACCTCTGGTATTCATCCTTGCCTCTGCTGTCTGTCTTCAGGAAGCAGCATTTGTTCCTTTCCCCAGAAGAGGCTCGAGGTCACatgtttctttgcttgcttgcttctcagCTTGGCACAGTGCTGAGGGCCTGATCTAGGCAGCAGGAGACATTCACATCAAGACACATCATATCCTTCAACCTTGTATAGTAGACTTCCCAATGCATGCCCCCAGAGTCTGGCACTGGAACAGCTAGTCTTGGGCCAGTTGTCCAAGCTCCCAGGAAACTCAGCACCTCCAGCATTTGTCTGGAAGCTTTTCATGCTGAGGAGCCTGCTGCCTGTGAAGGCCTCTGCTGGATCCTCAGTTGTCTTTCGACCACCATGATCTTTATCTCCCCTCCAGACTGCATGTGTTGTTTTCACCATGTGCTCCTATTCTGACTTCTGTGAAGCACAGCTGTTTTCTCTGCTGTCTTCTACACCACGGTCTGGATGGTGCAGCTGCCTTGGCTCTCCTCTAGGCCAAGCGTGCTCACTTCCTTTAACTGTTCTCCACAAGATACATGTGTCTCAGCGTACAAATCTGGGCAAGCAAAAAATGCTgcctaattgatttttttttttgtaactgaatATAGCTTGTGTGTGGAGCCCATGTTCTcgctggggatatagttcagtagTAGGACACTTGTATGTGGGAAGTCCTGCGCAGCACCATTTTCCTTGGACACCCTCCTACCCTTTCCCTCAGAAATACATAAAGAGACAGTATAGCCCTTTTCCAGGTACAGTTCCGCCCCTCGTTACTATGTCCCATTGCTCACAAGATGCGTTTACCTCACCCCCTACCCTGCCCAGGTGGCTGGCTTCTGGAATAGCTGATGGAATTTCACACGGAAATGACCATGCCTAACCCTGAGAAGTCCTTCCTTCGAAGTGACTCCTGGAATTTTTCTTTGAAAGGGTGGGATTTGCTGACATTTGAGCCTCCAAagcttctccatcttcctctttccTGCATGTAGCAATCATTCTGCTAGCCCTGTTCATTCCTAGCCCAATTCCAAAGGGCCATTCCTTCTGGGCAAGCATCTTAAAAGGGCCAGACCTCAGAGCACCTGAGCATTCTGGAACTAATAATGGAAGGCAGAGGTCAGGTTGTTATTAATAGGCTTCTTCACACTGAAAGTTTCCTAGGGAGTTaagaggggagagaaagcaagGCCTTCGACCACAGGACCAAGTGAGCAAGGAATCCTGCGTGCGAAGGGCGGAGACTGTGTACTTCTGGTGGGATATCGGGTTGATGAGGCAGAATAACATTTGTGTCTGCTTGATCCCATCTCAGGCCATTCTCCTGAACTGGACTAAGGGGTTCAGTGCATCAGGCTGCGAGGGCCAAGACGTGGTAAATCTATTACGGGAAGCCATTAAGCGCAAACAGGTAGGAGTCTACCTCCGGGGGTGCTTTTGGGGCTGTGACAAACCTGGAGGGGAGCAAAGGGGTCCTCTACAATAGAGACCTCTGAGTCCAGTGCTGGTTGCCATGACAACTATGTTGCCCAGCAACTAGCAGCATCCTTTTGTATGCAGGGAGTGGAGCTGGATGTGGTTGCCATTGTCAATGACACTGTGGGGACCATGATGTCCTGTGGTTATGATGATCCCCGTTGTGAGATAGGCCTCATTGTCGGTAAGGAGGGTCTTGCTCTTTGTGCTCCAATGCCTGATAATTCATTGCCTTCTGTTGATTCCATAGAACACAGTTCTTTTGGGCTACTGAACTGGCTAGGAGTCTGGAACTAGGGCATTTCATCCAAGTTAGCTACCGATTTAGTCACCGAATCTTCCCCAACCTCAGTTTGCCCATTTGTTACATGAATCTGTACTAGGCTGGCTTTGCTGCTCCTGCCTTGGGTCTACAAGAGTCTTAAGAGTCCCCGTTTCCTCATCCTAAGCTATAGATAATGACGAGAGGTTGAGAGAGTGGGATGAGAAGGGGCCAGGCATGTACAGTGATGGCTCATGGTGCATACTCAGTGCTTGACGCTGGGGAGGGGTGGCAGGCCGGTGACTTGTGAGGGGTCTTCAGATAGTCAGGAGATATTGGTAAGCTCTTACCCTAGGGCTATCTGGCATCTGAACAAAGGGGCCAGACGACATATAAAGGACTCTATCTTCTCAGAATAGAGCATCCAGAGGGGACTAAGCCAAGAACAGCTTGTGGCACTTAGAGCTGATTCTGACTCCATACCCAAGGGCTGACAGGCTAGAATCAGAAAGGGAGCAGTCCTGGAACAAGGGGAAGATGGGTTTCtaaaggaggagtgggaggcagggaaggaaggctcTCAAGCCCCCTGAGCATGATATGCATATATTCTTAGTATACGGTGACTTCTCATGGTAGGTAGGTGCCCTGGAGATGTACAAACTATTAGATAAATCCTGGGTGGGGCTATCAAGGGGTCCACTTGCCCAGCGCTGGAAGCCTGCAGAGCTtctcaccttcctgatgctgagaccctttacttattttcattgctacttcacaatgTAATTTTGCTGCTtattaattataatgtaaacatctgtgttttctgatggatTTAGGTGACTTCTGTGAAAGGATTGTTtgaccccccaaaggggttgtgacccacaggttgagaaccactggtgtagagggacagagggaattgcctttctctgtttctcaaatAGTACTTCCTCTGTTTGGCTTTTTTGAGTCTTgtaggaagaaaaaaagctgacCCTCTGTCCCAGTGCTCCACAGGTTCTCTTGGGACCTGGAAGTACCATCAGAGAAAGCCATTCACTGCTTAACTTCTGGCCAgatggcggcgggggggggggggctatgtcAGTGTTCTGCATCCCCAGCTCCCGGCCCACTCCATTTAGTTAAAGGCACACTAGGCAGTCAGGAGACTTTAGCCTCTACACACAGCTCCCGGGGAGTGACATGTTGATGGCAGCACAGGGAGAAGCACTAATGTTGGTGCTGTTAGGGGGAGCCGAGGAAGTTCTGAGGCTTTGGTACTGACGAGGTCTCCATCAGAATGTCAGAGAAGGAGACCAGGACCCGGGGCTAGCTTTGAACATGGGAAGGTAGAGAGGTAAGGATCCCACATTTTGATGTTTGGTGTGGGTTTAGGCAGGGGAGTAAGGCTCTCAAGCCCTCTGAGCACAACCCATAAGGGCTTTGTCTGTGTCAGTAAGCAGTCCCCACCCCTTGACCCTGGCCTGTCTACAGGAACGGGCACCAATGCCTGCTATATGGAGGAGCTCCAGAATGTGGCAAGTGTGGAAGGGAACTCGGGCCGCATGTGCATCAACATGGAGTGGGGTGCCTTTGGGGACGATGGCACACTGGGCATGTTCCTCACCCGCTTTGATGATTGTGTGGACCAGGCATCCATCAATCCATGCAAACAGAGGTATGGCTGAGGCCCACGCAGGCAGGGGAGGTGAGCACCGCTGATGAGGCCGGCTACTTCACGTGGGTATGTATGTGCTTCCATACAGGTTTGAGAAGATGATCAGCGGCATGTATCTGGGGGAGATTGTCCGCCATATCCTCCTGCATTTAACTAGTCTTGGTGCTCTCTTCCGGGGCCAGATGACTCAAGGCCTTCAGACCAGGGATATCTTCAAGACCAAGTTTCTCTCGGAGATTGAAAGGTGCTTGCACTGCAAGGCAGTCTGTCATTGGGGGATGCTGGATGTGGCTGGTAGTTGGGGGAACCACTCGAGGGTTAGGTGGGAGAAACCCTGAAAGAGGGAGCTAACGCAAGGATCTTACTATTCTCCCTTCTGTTCCTTCCTGGCTTCAGTGACAGCCTGGCCCTGCGTCAGGTCCGAGCCATCCTGGAAAACCTGGGgttgcctctgacctctgacgATGCCCTGATGGTCCTAGAGGTGTGCCAGGCTGTGTCTCGGAGGGCTGCCCAACTCTGCGGGGCGGGTATGGCTGCGGTAGTGGAAAAGATGCGAGAGAACCGGGGCCTGCAGGAGCTGACAGTGTCCGTGGGCGTAGATGGGACACTCTACAAATTACACCCTCAGTGAGTCCAGGTGGGTGGGCCAGGCAGGGAGGCATGGCCAAGTGGgctgggctagcctgggctgacCTCAGCCCCTTGTCTTCACAGCTTCTCCAAGCTGGTGTCAGCTACAGTTCAGAAGCTAGCCCCTCACTGCAAGGTCACCTTTTTGCAATCAGAGGACGGGTCTGGTAAAGGTGCAGCTTTGGTCACTGCTGTTGCCTGTCGCCTTGCCCAGAGGGTCAGTGTCTGAGGGAATATCCAAGAATGATGGGATCTCACCAGACTGAGACCTCAGCCTAGCCTGATCCCCTGGCAGACCCAACCacctgtgaccccccccccccaaagcaagCCTTGTGTGACCCCTATAAACATCTGTCCACATGCAATGGCTGAGAGAAGTAACACTCTGattagcaatatatatatataatttatttacattCACGTCCGCTAAAATCCCTACGTGCCCCGGCAGCCGGGCAAGGCTGTGTACATAAGGCCAAGTGTAAGTGCACGAATGCACGTAAGACAGAGTCAGGACACAAGCTTCACACAACAGGCCCCACACAGGGGCACTGGCCAGCCCCAGGAATGGGCACGCCACGGCACACACACTTGCCATTGTACAGCCCGGGACTCCCATTGCATATTCACACGCCCTGCTGGGCAGGGCACCTCGAGGCTGGGGACAGGGAAAGGATCAGGGAGGAGCCGTCGGGTGTCCCtgggagggtgggagaagggcAGCATGTGAGAGGCAGATGTGTACCGACATCAGATGTGAGAGACGTGAGCAGCCTCCAGGTGCACAGCATGAGATGTGTGTAGTGGGGGAGGGTCCTGCATGACCTGGAGAGGGGTGCGTGTGAGATGAGCACACGAGGCATGTGTGAACACATGCCTATGTGGTGATCGTGTGCCTGAATCCAAGGGCCAGCCCCTGTCCAGCTGGGGCCCTTAGTCCCCCAGGCTTGAAGCCAGGCCCCTCAAATATACCCCTACCCAGCAGGCACAGAAATGTTTGCATAAGGCCCACCTCAGGCAGGAGCTCTGGGGGCCATGTCCCAAGCCCAGCATGTGTGCGCATG from Microtus pennsylvanicus isolate mMicPen1 chromosome 4, mMicPen1.hap1, whole genome shotgun sequence includes these protein-coding regions:
- the Hk3 gene encoding hexokinase-3 translates to MNNTRPAGLQPGESASRSPQDGMPKPSDCLEIVQECLNQFKVTRTQLQQIQANLLCSMEQALKRQDSSANSVRMSPTYIGSMPNGTEQGDFLVLELGTKGASLRVLWVTLTDTKEQCVKPKSQEFVIPQEVMLGTGKQLFDFAAHCLSEFLDAHTLKNQYLKLGFNFPFPCHQTGLDRSTLISWTKGFRCSGVEGQDVVQLLREAIQRQKAHCIDVVAMVNDTVGLMMDCKCDSKFCDVGLIVDTGTNACYMEEARHVKALDMDHGCTCISIEWGSFCDEAALRPVLTTFDHALDCESLDPGAQRFEKMIGGLYLGELVRLVLVHFAQHGILFGGCTSPALLSQGSILLEHVIKMEDPATGKAEILTVLQDLGLSPRVSDIEHVQHVCAAVCTRAAQLCAAALAAVLSHLQRSREQQTLHAAVATGGRMLEKHPRFHQTLKEMVMLLVPECDVSFIPSVDDGGWGVAMVTAVAARLATHKRILEDTLAPFQLSFEQLKMVQAQMRTAMIKGLQGEASSLRMLPTYVRATPDGSERGDFLALDLGGTNFRVLLVRVVEGSVQITNQVYSIPEHIAQGSGEQLFDHIVDCIVDFQQSQGLSGHNLPLGFTFSFPCKQLGLDQAILLNWTKGFSASGCEGQDVVNLLREAIKRKQGVELDVVAIVNDTVGTMMSCGYDDPRCEIGLIVGTGTNACYMEELQNVASVEGNSGRMCINMEWGAFGDDGTLGMFLTRFDDCVDQASINPCKQRFEKMISGMYLGEIVRHILLHLTSLGALFRGQMTQGLQTRDIFKTKFLSEIESDSLALRQVRAILENLGLPLTSDDALMVLEVCQAVSRRAAQLCGAGMAAVVEKMRENRGLQELTVSVGVDGTLYKLHPHFSKLVSATVQKLAPHCKVTFLQSEDGSGKGAALVTAVACRLAQRVSV